In the Necator americanus strain Aroian chromosome X, whole genome shotgun sequence genome, AAAGAATAACACTTGAAATGTGATTGATTAGGtcataaaagaaatattgatgCGTGACGGtcatattataaaataaaatattgttgaaaattcaataaataaactaattcACCGGTTTCACGTTGTTGAATATGATATCTatcgttttcattttattgtcaCAATAAATccacaataaaaaattattgtcaATGTGGCGtatctaaaaaaagagaacagaacGAAATATCAATTGATTCGATTCTATtgatttatatattttataaattttatctTCTACATATGTCTAGCAATTGAATTTGAGTTAAAGAGGTTCGATAGCTCAGTTCCTCGATCAGAATCaactcgaatttttttttcattaactgTGGAGGTGAAAAGTTTAGGGCAATAACTTTCCAACGGATCCAagctttttggattttttctttcaattagaAAAGGATTGTGCTTTTCGAATTTATCTACCTCTGTaatttcactctttctttgtaatttcttTGTAATCCGACTTTTCTGGATGTTGTAGGTTCCTCGTCATAAGAGCATCAAATCAAGTTTGGATGGCAAACAGATGAACTCCCACcactcattcaaaaaagatgTAACTTCCTGGACTTCAATAAATATCATTACTCCAACAGTTCTTCTGAGAGTTTTCTAATATGGATTTGCTAATGCAACACAACAAACGTCTATAGCTTACCCGGATCTCCATCCAGGTAGctgaaacattgaaaaaccttATAACACTCAGATTCTGTGTAAGGTGTAACGGTCGTTGGCTTACATGGTCCTATAACGAAATAAACGCTTATGAGGTTGTTCCAGAGTTCAGTTACATTCACAGGAAACGAAATAAGACGAAATATGATCCCAAGAATTTATATGGTGgatgagttaaaggcatcaccgtacaaatctgaggtggtacggattcgttagatgatgcctttaagtgagaCTCCTctaggatttcaggtggagtattcgtatacggaatcgtagattatggaaaggtaggtgattccgttcatttcttgctaattggcgtgaaaaaggcccggaagatgcggcgtgtgcacaaggctggcgcgctccaatcgaactcgctgtagaaaatagcgtgcaggaacgcttgaagccgtatcttccggcccgtttttttttacggtaattaggaagaaatggacggaatcaccccctctccataatctacgatcccgtatacgagtactccatctgaaatccgtaccacctcagattcgtggagtgttGCCTTCGAATGAGGATTGCGGAAAAACCATCTCTCAGGcaattttctgttctttttcttcgttgaaaGTTTTGGATGACTTTCAAAGAAGTATGACTTAGCTGCTTCCTTCCAGTAAGGTTGTTTGGAGAGTTTGGTAATATTAAAGCAGTAGTACTGTTCTGTTCCAAATCCagctgtctttcttttttcttagtatcTTTGCTCTACATGTCATGGATCCTCGAAGACTAATCCTAAGGTTTAAGGCCCCGGACTGAGCTAGCTATTCACTTTCAGTGATGAAGTGCTGATTCATGAACAATCGTATTCTCAAATGGGAAagacattattattattcattattattctattatattttttaatcatattcagacttcatatttatattgCTTTGAAGCGATACAAATATGAAgtctgaataaataaataaataaatagacaaaaaaaatgctactATAAATCAGAAGCAGAGTGTTAGTAAGTCTTTAAGTTAACGGAAATATTGGGATGACCTGAGCAAAGAAGTCCCTAACGATTTCCAGACTCATTTCCTACTACTATCTTTGTAATCTCACCGTTCGAATTGAATGCCCTACTTTTTACTATTATAATAGATTATCGTTTCAAAACATCTCTGAAATGCACACCTCCATAAGTCTTTTGCTTCTCGCTTTTCATCCACAATTTTCGATCAAACTGAAGAGTATCTTCCGGCATTCATCATCACAAAACGCCAGTACGGATATTCCATGCGAGCACGATCGAGTAAACTCGTCCGCGCGATGATTGCTGTAGTATTTctgctattattattctttttacaATGGTCACATGGTGAAAGTGAACATTTGAATTTTATGCAGTTTGGAAAACCTGAAGAACCTGTTGGagtgagttatttttttttatcagcgAAACATTAGTTGTTCAGTTCAATCCTGAAATGGATATGAATATTTTGTCCGTTGTCGGAACATGTTCATCTACTGATAAGCGAGGTAGACCGAGTGATTTTTGGAGCCTCGGGATTAATTTGTTCATGCATTGCTTTTCTCTTCGATTCATCGCAGAGTATTCCTAATTCAATTTTACCTCATCTTCGGGACATTTGCAATCACTATCCTATTCTCATTCTCACTGTGAAttaaaatccttgaaatcctTTCACTACCGTGCTatcatatcattttttttctaatttttacatGGTAAACTGTAATCAATAACTGTTTATTCAATGTTGTATCCTAATTTTAACAGccacatatttcaaaaaagtccaACAAAAGGCGATCAATCCCTGATCACCTCCAGAAAAGTTTTTGTTACCAGTTGCCTGGGAAGAAGTTCTTCACATATTCGGCTGTTTTGTGTTTCAGGAGAATTTGCCaaatctttttattattatgtttttcATTTGCCCTTGCACAAGAGACATTTGTCCTTCAGAAAACAGCAGGAGGAAAATCAGGTTGGAAAACGGAATGTTTACCAAAATAGGTAAATCCAGGTCATAGGCGGTATAGCTCCGAAATGATCACAACCGTCCTCCGCATTACTATTAGTGAAAGGGAATTGGGTACAATTCTGCGAGCTTAAAAGTAAATAGGGACCAGAGTACAGAAGTGAATTTAACAAATCTTTTagtattctttgaaaaactcctaatttttgatttgtttcatagactacttttttcaggaagccTTAAACGATCTTCCACCGATAAGTTTCGCTGAACTCGAATATTTCCTTCCTGATACTGTAAGTACACCATAAGTCCTTATTGACcaacatacatatatttttgttttctcggattattttttatttgttatgcGTCAACTATTCTCACAGAGATAATTCTAGCTCCAAAAGTTGGTGTAAGGGTGTAACTGTGGTATccaaaaagtactttttttaaaatgacttttataaattaattaagaatactgtttacctctttttttcctaaattttgtTCCGCTATTATCCTTTAAATTTCTATCTTTTGCTCTTTAAATTCATTCCTCATATTCAGCAGGCTACAGTTTTCTTATGATCTTCTTTTTCCGAaccgaagaaaacaaaaaagaaaaccgctTGATGAACATGTATATATTGATACATGATTGCTgcaatcgaattttttttataatttctattttacagttttcaggtgaaaaataaaattgctaTTCTTGACGTCGTAGAGGCGGACACTCGTCCTGTGTTTTATCAACATGCAATGAGTAGGTTTTTGTGCATTGTTTTTatgaaacatttctttcaatattttaaaaatagtcaAAAGACAAAAGTATGTcacataaaaacataaatatgataaatataaagagtgatatataaataaaaaataaaatgtacttCCCTCGACTCATAatacattttccatttcttaaaATGAAACGAAGCATCTTATCGGCCACTGTTTAGTGCCGAACTAATCGACACGACCAGGATCGTATTGATCCGAGTGAGGTAGACTCGGTCTTTGTCAAGGTTCCTTGCTttagtgaaatgaaatgtaaaaatcGATTCAAAATGCACTTCTTTGATTAAAACTGTTAATAAACTGATTTTTACctattttgtttcgttttatATGGAAATTGAGAGGAATTATGAATTGAAGCCGCTCCCGAATAACTAAAATCCTCGCGttcatgtaaaaaaatatctcGAAACCAAATTTCCTTGTTAACTGGTATTTTTACAACAAATTTACGACTATATTGCATCGATTTTATGACATTTAAAATCTTATTCCAACAATAATTTTCTAATGGCTCTTGTTTTGGTGTCTGTCGCATGCTACGCTCGTGCTCAAGGATACGAATTTCGAATAGTATTCTCATCGAATTATTCGAAACAATGTCCGCATAAAGATGTGAGGTAGCCGTATTTTTGAAGTAGATTAACAGCCTCAAACCCACTGTAATTTAGGTCTATCTACGACGTCATTGTGTAGTTGCACATGTTCTGCCGGAATACCATACTATTTTATATATAGACGCTGATATGGGAGTTGTGAATCCAAAGAAGTTCGACTTAATGCGAAACAATCTCTGAAGTTTTGTATCAGACATATTCTCCATTATTTCACTATAATTCCAGAAGAATTGAGGAATACATGGATGATTCCGTTGAAATATCTTTTTTCGATCGATTCTATAACTGGGAAGTTGCCGCTGGTTCATATATAGTCAGGAATACCGAATGGACGCAGAAATTCCTCAAAGGTATGTTGTATTTTTGCGCAAATCCATAGAATTTGGGAAATTCTAGTGTTCTTTACAGGTTTTGCCGATTATGAATTTCGTTTACCAAGATATTATCATGGTACAGATAATGGAGCTTTACATGTGAgtactggaaatttccagaaatatagCAATTAATTTGAtacaattcatttaattttaaaggGTGACGagaggaaaattcaaagaaaaggaaaattcatttaatttcaaagAGCGATAAgaggaaaataggaaaaattggGCAAGAAGACCACCCGCGAGGAAATGGGAATTGAGCGGTAGATCAATAAGTGCTCAATTTCCACAACTCATGCTAGCGAAGCAAATTTTAAGTGAATTgagatctaatttttttccctgttGCTGCAAAAAAGAATCTCGAAACTTTAGTAAATAGGTTTTATTGCCTTATTTTTGCTATAAGTTTTAAATACTGAacagtcaacaaaaaaaatttctcttatttcccCGTAATTTGTGCCGCTAGCATGAGCGCAGGACAATGAGTAGTTGTTGACCTACCGTtcaattcttatttatttgctgGTGGCCttattgtttagtttttttctgtaaataacTTTTATTCCTTACttgttccttcttctttattgAATAACCTGTTGATTTTAGAAAGTTTAGGCTTTCCTCGGTGAAATACTTTTCGGGAAGAGCCGGAGGACAGAACTAGCATTTTGTCTTCacatttattataatttgGGCAGTTACGAGGATTTGTTCACGTTCGAGGCGTGTATTCGTCAAATGCTTGGAATGCATTCAAATATGggaaaaattaagattttCAAGAAAGTAAGTACAATCACATGTTTATTGTGTCATTGATGGAgcgttaatttttcaaatttatccaGTTTATGAGGAACTTTTGAGGGAACCGCATGGGTACGGGATAACTGGATGACAAATAGTAAATGGTCGCCGAGTAGAGATTTTATGATGCACAATTGGAAGATAACGCAACTAAGGAAATATACAGAATATGACCTACCTAtttcgttagttttttttctcaaaatatttaaatctTCATaatcataatttatttttattactctatttttctctttatctatttttatttctttattttccctttatctttatactttttctccaagtgtattattttttaaataaaagttGCACAtaacttttatattttttttcatctatctttttttttcttaggatttAGAAgtcaattaaattttttaaggTTACATGGTCCATCAAAAGGTGAATGGTTTATTCCATTTAAAGGACATCTTCATCTTAATTTATGCACACCAGGGTACGTTTAAtattaattagaaattttgtttaagaaaatcgttttttttttcaaacgggAGGTTGTTCAGGAATATTACATGGAATTACGATCAGAATCTCATAGATACACAAAAAAGGATTGATGCAAAATTAGAAACTCTTTACGCTCAAATTGATAAAGATCGTATTAGAAGCATGGCAAGGATGGTGGACTTCCTTTAAGactataaaattatttaaaataggTACTAGGAGAtttttagaggttttttttagaaataaacgATATGTTTCACACTTGCTAAAAATTATGTTctgtagaatttttcaaacatatttAGTGATATATGTATGTGATTATTTGTAAGATATTGTCTTAGCATTAAAGTCGTGCTCCTGCCCTTACCAGTGCTTTTGCTCAGACATCTTTTTATATAAacatttcatattttgaaatgacaactctttttgtgagaatttcttttattctgcactctttaatctttttattacatatttatttacattttgctCATTCATAAAATGGTCTACCGTCTTAAATTCTCTCCAAATATTTGAACTTTCGTATTGATACATATTTtacttcacttatttatttttatctttatcttctaacctatttcttcaaatatgtCACATATtcggagaaagagaaaatatattGAATAAATTAAGATGAAGATGTCCTTTGAATGGAAGGAACCATTCACCTTTCAACGGACCGTGTAAACTTAAAAAATCTAGTTGACTTCTacagcctgaaaaaaaagaacataaaagCTATGTGCAATTTGGATTTAAACAACATAatatatttggagaaaaagataatataaagataaagagaaggataaataaataaaaaaactatgaatacGAAGATTCAAACCTTCAGAGAGAATTTAAAGTAGCAACTACTATGAAGCATCTTTTGTTTTACGCGAGGTATCCTGAAATTCACATAGCATTCAAAGTTTTTCATAGAAGTACTTTTGTAAAATGGCTGCTTCATAGTTATTTTCGACAAAAGTGAGTAAAAAACTGCTTCACTCCGAAATGGATGTAAGATGTGTGATCATTATCAATTTTTTACCTGAGAATCATAGTACTTTTATTGATCGTGCATATTCTACATTCtcaactttattttcttctcaacacGAAATAGTAGgtcttgaaaagaaatagaagaacttAACGCTTCACTCAATGAAAAGGGTAGATTTTCTTCGTTCTGCCTGACCAACACAATCCATTTTCACTCGGATTTTGCATGATAGACGAGttgatttcgtttttcttgtcGTTCCCTTTCAAGCTTAAGAATAAGCTCCTTAGGCGTAGCAACCACATCCTCGCTGTTTATCCAGGTTTTATAAGAGCGAATAATTGCTGCAAGGACAGTTGCAAGTGCCGAGTTCACGAGGAACAGGAGGCAGACCCAGTAAAGTGCCTCCATGAtggaattctaaaaaaaaagagataataaaatattgagattaaaaaagattgaaatatcgagtaaagaaaggaagaagatcATTTCAGAATTCATCCAGCTATCTATGATCCAtgacttttttccactttttagtTTACAGATCCATAGAAAGCGGCCATATTATCCACATAAAAGTTATTAAGttattttccggaaaaatcgATAGTTAATCTAATTTCTGCTCAAATAGGCCACAAttccattgaaaaattgacgaaATCACTTGCAGCAGACAACACAATTCTTACTTTTGTGTTATGAGCATAAATTTGGGACCCAGTAACGGTTGTTAATGACATCATGGCAAAGATTTGAGCAAGTGCTTGCAGCATATCGACATTGTTATGGGTTGAGTGTAGATAAACacctgaaaatttaaaaattcaagaaatcgTCAGGATATAGCAGGTAATAAAATTAGTTCAAGCACAAATTCAACATACAGAGTGCAATCGCCCCAATACCGTAACAAAGCGATAAGGCCATTACGAGAAGATCTCGGATAAGCAGATTTTTCTGATAGGCAGCTGTCAGGCATTCAGCTAAATCTTTCGGTTCCGGAAGAAGCACAAACGATAGCAGGACGGTGAACAACCAATTGATCGTGGTGGTCATTGAAGCTGATTAAAGGTAGATTTTTAAAACGCTTTACACTGTAtggtaaaataaatagaatacaCATTATCCACAACCTAATATCCACAACCTTACCAGAACATTCTTCCCATCCTCGTTGGTTTTACGCCACATATTTTGAATCAAATTTAgcgaattattttaatttcaaagcaTATCACTGAGATTTCAACGATTTCTTGATTAACCGAATataaaattgggaaaaaatacaaaaatgaatgatatAATACTGGGAAAATGAATCTTTGCTCATGTTAGGCTTCTTCTGGATGCTTCCTATAGCAGGAGCAGCTGATCCTTGGTTGCTGCTTAAGCGGGAACAATTCATTAAGGGTTAAAATACGCGAATAATtgcaaaatgttggaaaaaagaaaataaccaCTTATTCTACTTATTGAAtatctttttcaaataaatttgaagtttGCATCTAGGTTTTTAGACttataaaatgcaaaaaataactCACACTCTGATTTTAGACTGAAAGTAGTAAATTTTCACCAATGTCAACTGCTATAACCGCTTCTACCTCTGGAAGTTCTAATTCTGAGGAGTTTAAATGAGGAACTACCCACCTATTGCTAAAATAGCAGCAGTTGGACCAATAAGTTTATTGTATAATGAGAAAAGATGAGTGACAACGGAGAAAACCTTCTGTTTTCTGATCGGTTCGAGGGACATAATCTGACAGACAACGTACCATACGCTGAAAGCAACAATGCTAATGAGGAtatattcgaaatttttctggactaCCTTGTTGGATATGTCCAGAAGGTTGTGACTGAAAAATCCGATGGACTTGTTACCGAATTGGGATACTGCACATCTACATAATTCGCAATAATAtctgaaaatccaaaaaaaattgttttcctcAGGATAGATGGATtggaatgtttatttatttccgaGTTTTTTCTGCCCGAACGAGTGCGATAGTACGTAAAATATACTTACAGgctaaaattatttttaaaaatatagttTCATTGGATCAATACTCTCTAACTAAAAATAAGCTATTTAAACTGTATGACTTCATTGAAATTAACTTATCTTACTCcttttacaaacaaaaagcaatgttttctttttaaaaatctttattattatttaatttttgatattcTGTGTTTTATTTACCTTCTATCTCGGTTTCGGGTAGTTTCTCACTCTGCAAAGTTTTAGAGATCTGCTCGGACATCGTAGTACGGGAGACTTCCCACTATATTAACGTATTGAATATAGCTATTTAAAATCTCCAAGGAATATCACAAGGAATCCAAGGAATACCTTTAACTCTGAGCTGTAACGTGTTTGAAAATCAAGCTGTTCAAGTCTCCATTCGTTCGTGTACATAATCCTGAACGTTTGTATTTGCTGGAGATAAACAGTGCTTAAGAAGGCGGACCTACCAAGAAGTTCCAAAAACTATGAAggcaaaaaatgctaaaacaACGATGCACCCAAAAAGCACTCGTACCACgaacatttctaaaaaatttttacaaagaCAGAAAAcactagaaatagaaaaaaaaaagaagtcttcACATTGCTAAACATATAGTAACTAGTTTCTCCTAGCAATAAGCATAGCAACTGGAAGAAGGAAAGGATTTTTATTGCCATGGATACACCAGTTTAAGATCCACGTTAGCATTGAAGTCATCAACACGTTAattttccacctgaaatctcgCAAACCGTATAAAATCTGGACCAAATATCTCTGGAACAACGATAAATTTTCGGAGTACATTCACAGCATCCACAAATTGAGCGAACCAACTGATATGCACAAATGCTGCTCTgatttctctgaatttttaCACACGAGTGTGGAATACATTTGTGAAAGATCAACAACgtaaggaatttttttaaaaatgtcttTCTGGGTTTTCAGCTATTTCTAAATTTCACGGGTTCTAAGCTTCTCAGTGTGGTATCGGATTatcggaaaaattaaaattataacgtgttttcttctgtttttagaGGTTATTTACTCATAGAAAGAACAAAGATCAATCCGTGATATATTGCCTATTTTGTTCgataactttttttcagtgGAATTCATAATTCTTCATTCCTGGATAGATCTGTCTTTGTAGGAAAAAGAACTGCGTATGCTGCTGATTTAAAGCCTCATCTGAATTGAATGTTGTACCGCGGTAGGAGTTCTGAAGAGAGGAGTGAAAGAAGTGGAAATCTGATGTCGAGCTTGGATGCGAGGTAGCAACACATCTCATCCAAGCTGCAATAATTTTTGAGCTTAAAGTGCTCACTGAAAAATGACGAAGGGTTAATGAACAAAAGTTCTATATATCACCgattgatttttgttgtttgaatgaaaaataacttcaaaaaaaaagaaaagatacgTCATTACGTTCTCGACAACCCAATAATTCGCATATTTTCCTAAATATTCTTCACGGAATATTCTTTTGTCTGGGATATGAATAATTAAATCCAATAAAATAAGTGGATTAGATCcttcttcctactttttcacttttactgTATAAGGTGTTgatttctcggaaaaaaaaattctccataTATCTTTCTGCAATACCTTTTTCCCATTAGATGAATAAAGATCTGCTTACAaccttcaattttcaaaaatctaaaaaatatataacaaaaatagTTCGGTTTCAACAGCAATATCTTCAACAGCACCAAGTACTTTTCTTCTAATAAGGCAGCACTTCGTCTCTTCTCCTACAGAAATCCACAGCTTTCTGGATAACACAAAAAACATACGTTCTAGTGACAAAATGCCAACGAAGATagaataaacaacaaatcaaAGTTACACACTACAAACAAAATCCGAAATTTGAATCAAAATTGTAacactatcttttttttcaagggaataaatttaaaagaaatgtaaGTGAGAAAATGAATGTATGTACAACAGATACAAATTAGATTAACAATCAATTAGATACAGAGCAAATCACTGAAGCACAGAATAACcgtcatgagaaaaaaaataaaactttgaaaagatTAAATGAATATTATATAGTGCCTAAGC is a window encoding:
- a CDS encoding hypothetical protein (NECATOR_CHRX.G21367.T1), giving the protein MALVLVSVACYARAQGYEFRIVFSSNYSKQCPHKDVYLRRHCVVAHVLPEYHTILYIDADMGVVNPKKRIEEYMDDSVEISFFDRFYNWEVAAGSYIVRNTEWTQKFLKGFADYEFRLPRYYHGTDNGALHAFLGEILFGKSRRTELAFCLHIYYNLGSYEDLFTFEACIRQMLGMHSNMGKIKIFKKGTAWVRDNWMTNSKWSPSRDFMMHNWKITQLRKYTEYDLPISLHGPSKGEWFIPFKGHLHLNLCTPGNITWNYDQNLIDTQKRIDAKLETLYAQIDKDRIRSMARMVDFL
- a CDS encoding hypothetical protein (NECATOR_CHRX.G21368.T2), whose translation is MYTNEWRLEQLDFQTRYSSELKWEVSRTTMSEQISKTLQSEKLPETEIEDIIANYVDVQYPNSVTSPSDFSVTTFWTYPTSVWYVVCQIMSLEPIRKQKVFSVVTHLFSLYNKLIGPTAAILAIASMTTTINWLFTVLLSFVLLPEPKDLAECLTAAYQKNLLIRDLLVMALSLCYGIGAIALCVYLHSTHNNVDMLQALAQIFAMMSLTTVTGSQIYAHNTKNSIMEALYWVCLLFLVNSALATVLAAIIRSYKTWINSEDVVATPKELILKLERERQEKRNQLVYHAKSE
- a CDS encoding hypothetical protein (NECATOR_CHRX.G21368.T1), which produces MFVVRVLFGCIVVLAFFAFIVFGTSWIMYTNEWRLEQLDFQTRYSSELKWEVSRTTMSEQISKTLQSEKLPETEIEDIIANYVDVQYPNSVTSPSDFSVTTFWTYPTSVWYVVCQIMSLEPIRKQKVFSVVTHLFSLYNKLIGPTAAILAIASMTTTINWLFTVLLSFVLLPEPKDLAECLTAAYQKNLLIRDLLVMALSLCYGIGAIALCVYLHSTHNNVDMLQALAQIFAMMSLTTVTGSQIYAHNTKNSIMEALYWVCLLFLVNSALATVLAAIIRSYKTWINSEDVVATPKELILKLERERQEKRNQLVYHAKSE